One genomic region from Esox lucius isolate fEsoLuc1 chromosome 24, fEsoLuc1.pri, whole genome shotgun sequence encodes:
- the ccdc96 gene encoding coiled-coil domain-containing protein 96 encodes MNGDIHDEQRTRQEHFMDGKAEQQENDLGSNASSENTKNDEQLQQAPAKESLDFGERKNKMDTLAVEAEKGRGVKLGERESEGASADPTGYQAKLTAGSDTDNFEPGEGAADETPAEANLPMSETFKKGEIAENKAFIGELLSGDGFDQDNDENRLSNLDTGTAKLDSPKQVEGKGPTTTEGTGPSVDYKEQINFLHELRTENEKLSQLSGQLQTRLAEYLRGKRGDDAGPEKKAVSGVEQRYQKYLAVMEELKWEYRCNLEAARQQAEDLRQQSRQRLDLVDREWGAFAALKRDVAVTALSRSLGKQAAVAEVERIQATEQRQQTVLVAVRLGNIKLKNQTRRLEAALRAKEELAAGLHLIDFEQLKIENQTFSEKIEERNEELLKLRKKITNTVHVLAHAKEKLQFVQTENQSKRARLAEVEVAVARKRDVLTRTKQARDSLRAGNLKLRRRCGLLGNETLLRDFEDNVDASDALEERLEGLKRRHAEVILECARIKKKLEHTQPLDQ; translated from the exons ATGAACGGTGACATTCATGACGAACAGAGAACTCG CCAGGAACACTTCATGGACGGAAAAGCAGAGCAGCAAGAAAATGACCTTGGGTCTAATGCCAGCAGTGAAAACACAAAGAACGATGAGCAACTCCAGCAGGCACCAGCTAAGGAGTCCTTAGACTTTGGTGAAAGGAAGAATAAAATGGACACCCTTGCAGTTGAGGCTGAGAAAGGCAGAGGAGTGAAGCTGGGTGAGCGGGAGTCTGAAGGGGCCTCTGCAGATCCGACAGGATATCAGGCAAAACTGACTGCGGGAAGTGACACAGACAATTTTGAGCCAGGAGAGGGCGCTGCAGACGAGACTCCCGCTGAAGCCAACCTACCCATGAGCGAGACATTTAAAAAGGGAGAGATTGCAGAGAATAAGGCTTTTATAGGGGAGCTTCTCTCCGGAGATGGCTTCGATCAGGACAATGACGAGAACAGACTTTCTAATCTGGACACAGGGACCGCCAAGTTGGACAGTCCAAAGCAGGTCGAGGGAAAGGGTCCCACCACAACTGAAGGGACGGGCCCCAGCGTTGACTACAAAGAGCAAATTAACTTCCTTCACGAGCTGCGCACCGAGAACGAGAAACTGAGCCAGCTCAGTGGTCAGCTCCAGACGAGGCTGGCAGAGTACTTACGCGGGAAGAGAGGCGACGATGCGGGTCCCGAGAAGAAGGCTGTGTCAGGCGTGGAGCAGCGCTACCAGAAGTACCTGGCCGTCATGGAGGAGCTGAAGTGGGAGTACCGGTGCAACCTGGAAGCGGCCCGGCAACAGGCCGAGGACCTTCGGCAACAGAGCCGGCAGAGGCTGGACCTGGTGGACCGCGAGTGGGGTGCCTTCGCGGCGCTGAAGCGGGACGTGGCTGTGACGGCGCTGAGCCGTTCTCTGGGCAAACAGGCGGCGGTGGCTGAGGTGGAGCGAATCCAGGCGACAGAGCAGCGTCAACAGACGGTGCTGGTTGCCGTGCGCCTGGGGAACATCAAGCTGAAGAACCAGACGCGCAGATTGGAGGCGGCGCTGCGCGCCAAGGAGGAGCTCGCCGCGGGCCTGCACCTCATCGACTTCGAGCAGCTGAAGATCGAGAACCAAACGTTCAGCGAGAAGATCGAGGAGCGCAACGAGGAGCTCCTCAAACTGCGCAAAAAGATCACCAACACGGTCCACGTACTGGCCCACGCCAAGGAGAAGCTCCAGTTTGTGCAGACGGAGAACCAGTCCAAGCGGGCCCGGCTGGCCGAGGTGGAGGTGGCGGTGGCCAGGAAGAGGGACGTGTTGACCAGGACCAAGCAAGCCAGGGACAGCCTCCGTGCGGGCAACCTGAAGCTACGCCGGCGCTGTGGCCTCCTGGGCAACGAGACCCTGCTGAGGGATTTTGAAGACAACGTGGACGCCTCAGACGCCCTGGAGGAGAGGCTGGAGGGACTGAAGAGACGGCATGCAGAGGTCATACTGGAGTGCGCACGGATCAAGAAGAAACTGGAGCATACCCAACCTCTGGACCAGTAA
- the tada2b gene encoding transcriptional adapter 2-beta yields the protein MADLGKKYCVNCLVDVTNLRLRCTDCPDIELCPECFSAGAEIGNHRRWHGYQQVDGGRFTLWGPEAEGRWTSREEQLLLDAIEQYGFGNWEDMAAHVGASRTPQEVMDHYVSMYIHGNLGKACIPDSIPNRVTDHTCPGGGPLSPSLTTPLPPLDVTLSEQQQLGYMPLRDDYEIEYDQEAEKLISGLSVNYDDEDVDIEMKRAHVDMYVRKLRERQRRKNVARDYNLVPVFLGRDKKEKPGILGIVGGGGSGGAVGAVGSLPTPTAPAATSRAPPPQPAPKRKVTKEEKEQRVKLRGMCQFMAQREFEDFFDNVHKERMLRAKVRELQRYRRNGITRLDESAEYEAARHKREKRKENKSVATSKTGRGGGLGTGGGGGLGGGGLGGGGVKEEGKDGEFAAIENLAGFELLSDREKVLCNSLNLSPSRYLTAKTIIIKDHLQKRQGIPSKSRLPSYLDKVLKKRILSFLTESGWISRDAS from the exons ATGGCCGACCTAGGAAAGAAGTACTGCGTAAACTGCCTTGTAGACGTTACGAATTTGCGGCTTCGCTGTACTGACTGCCCGGATATCGAACTATGTCCGGAGTGCTTCTCCGCGGGTGCAGAAATCGGTAATCACCGGCGATGGCACGGTTATCAGCAAGTCGACGGCGGGCGCTTCACCCTCTGGGGTCCCGAAGCGGAGGGAAGATGGACTAGCAGGGAAGAGCAGTTGCTACTCGATGCAATCGAGCAATATGGCTTTGGAAACTGG GAGGACATGGCCGCTCACGTGGGGGCGTCTCGGACACCCCAGGAGGTCATGGACCACTACGTCAGCATGTATATCCACGGCAACCTGGGCAAGGCCTGCATCCCCGACAGCATCCCCAACCGGGTGACGGACCACACGTGCCCGGGCGGCGGCCCCCTCTCGCCCAGCCTCACCACTCCCCTCCCCCCGCTGGACGTGACCCTCAGCGAGCAGCAGCAGCTGGGCTACATGCCGCTCCGCGACGACTACGAGATTGAGTACGACCAGGAGGCGGAGAAGCTCATCAGCGGCCTGTCGGTCAACTACGACGATGAGGACGTGGACATCGAGATGAAGCGGGCCCACGTGGACATGTACGTGCGCAAGCTGCGCGAGCGCCAGCGTCGCAAGAATGTGGCCCGCGACTACAACCTGGTGCCTGTCTTCTTGGGCCGCGACAAGAAGGAGAAGCCAGGCATTCTGGGAATCGTAGGTGGCGGGGGTAGTGGCGGTGCCGTCGGCGCGGTGGGGAGCCTCCCGACGCCAACTGCCCCCGCAGCTACGTCCAGAGCTCCGCCCCCCCAGCCTGCGCCCAAGCGTAAGGTCAccaaggaggagaaggagcagCGGGTGAAACTGCGGGGAATGTGCCAGTTCATGGCCCAGCGGGAGTTCGAGGACTTTTTCGACAACGTGCACAAGGAGCGCATGCTGCGCGCCAAGGTACGGGAGCTGCAACGCTACCGCCGCAACGGAATCACGCGACTGGACGAGTCGGCCGAGTACGAGGCGGCACGGCACAAACGGGAGAAGCGAAAGGAGAACAAGAGCGTGGCCACCTCGAAAACGGGCCGGGGCGGGGGACTCGGCACGGGGGGAGGCGGGGGCCTCGGTGGCGGCGGACTGGGTGGTGGCGGCGTCAAAGAGGAAGGCAAGGACGGCGAGTTTGCGGCCATAGAGAACCTGGCCGGCTTCGAGCTGCTGTCGGACCGGGAGAAGGTTTTGTGTAACTCACTCAACCTCAGTCCCTCGCGCTACCTGACTGCCAAGACCATCATCATCAAGGACCACCTACAGAAGCGTCAGGGCATCCCGTCCAAGAGCCGTCTGCCGAGCTACTTGGACAAGGTGCTGAAAAAACGCATCCTCAGCTTCCTCACGGAGAGCGGCTGGATATCCCGGGATGCGTCCTAA
- the grpel1 gene encoding grpE protein homolog 1, mitochondrial → MASWCVRAVRQSYSVVASPSLIRASPRFLCTAAQQKNGQGSEEDQKAEQSPAEKILEEKCQLEEQLKQITDKYKRALADTENLRTRSQKMVEDAKLYGIQGFCKDLLEVADILEKATESVPKEEVSSQKNPHLKNLYDGLVMTETQIQKVFIKHGLVKLNPDGGQKFNPYEHEALFHAPVEGKEPGTVAIVTKVGYKLHGRTLRPALVGVAKAP, encoded by the exons ATGGCGAGCTGGTGTGTACGAGCTGTGAGACAGAGTTACTCTGTTGTAGCATCTCCTTCATTAATAAG GGCGTCCCCACGGTTCCTATGTACAGCGGCCCAACAGAAGAACGGCCAGGGGTCAGAGGAGGACCAGAAGGCTGAGCAGAGCCCTGCAGAGAAGATTCTGGAAGAGAAGTGCCAGCTGGAGGAGCAGCTCAAACAGATCACG GACAAGTACAAGCGGGCGCTTGCAGACACTGAGAACCTGCGGACAAGGAGTCAGAAGATGGTGGAAGATGCAAAGTTGTACG GAATCCAGGGGTTCTGCAAAGACCTGCTGGAGGTGGCGGACATTTTAGAGAAGGCAACTGAGAGCGTGCCCAAGGAGGAGGTGTCTTCTCAGAAGAATCCTCACCTGAAGAACCTGTACGACGGCCTGGTGATGACTGAGACTCAGATCCAGAAGGTGTTCATCAAGCACGGCCTGGTCAAACTGAACCCAGATGGGGGGCAGAAGTTCAACCCGTACGAACACGAGGCTCTATTCCATGCCCCCGTGGAGGGCAAAGAGCCAGGCACGGTAGCCATAGTAACCAAAGTGGGTTACAAGCTCCATGGGCGTACCCTGCGTCCAGCATTGGTGGGTGTGGCCAAAgccccttaa